A genomic window from Brassica oleracea var. oleracea cultivar TO1000 chromosome C8, BOL, whole genome shotgun sequence includes:
- the LOC106308507 gene encoding uncharacterized protein At3g43530-like: protein MREHALISGLDCHEYPAQYEKIGSFAFVDRHFKSHKEITIKSVEEKLLSMSAWGDRLRMAVLYFLGTVIKAKGKYIASFNSFILRVVNNVEDCKTFPWGRLPFDDDIWSINQVMKQLKGKPKKNVSFLGFILPLKILAFECIPALNAQFREGVDGCLSRCPRMCKKRFQSNIMKGYPLEDLYNALGKTTVINSVLVPTVDEEPLMAHIMDGEPDYENEEGPNNLWSTWLTIKEKSIWWPDLFELDVAAREFTKKKDKEKMREEASSSNHGLEDVLKALEDRLMTCLSEVSVKVEKMDKRLSVTEKSQEVLKRGNAKKVETIDGRIDGIEKEMKELKEKERENNEGFDYQDMDFDWDMTHGTEQKEPVDAEMVEDTEVVEELEGQRAEETDK, encoded by the exons ATGAGAGAGCATGCACTTATCTCGGGATTGGACTGCCATGAATACCCGGCTCAGTATGAGAAGATTGGGAGCTTTGCGTTTGTAGACAGGCACTTTAAATCACATAAGGAGATAACGATCAAATCTGTGGAAGAGAAGTTGTTGAGTATGAGCGCGTGGGGGGATCGACTCAGGATGGCGGTGCTTTACTTCCTAGGCACGGTTATCAAAGCGAAGGGAAAGTATATTGCCTCCTTTAACTCTTTCATATTAAGAGTCGTCAACAATGTGGAGGATTGTAAAACCTTTCCTTGGGGTCGCTTGCCGTTTGATGATGATATCTGGTCCATCAATCAGGTGATGAAGCAGCTCAAGGGGAAACCTAAGAAGAATGTCAGCTTTCTCGGGTTTATACTTCCTTTAAAG ATCCTGGCATTTGAGTGTATTCCAGCTCTAAATGCACAATTCAGAGAAGGTGTAGATGGCTGTTTGAGTAGGTGTCCCAGGATGTGTAAAAAGCGGTTCCAAAGTAACATCATGAAGGGTTATCCACTTGAGGATCTGTACAACGCACTTGGAAAAACTACG GTTATTAACAGTGTTCTGGTTCCTACTGTTGATGAGGAACCTCTCATGGCGCACATTATGGATGGAGAGCCAGACTACGAAAATGAAGAAGGACCAAACAACTTGTGGAGCACATGGCTTACTATTAAGGAGAAGTCTATCTGGTGGCCAGATCTTTTTGAGTTAGATGTGGCTGCGAGGGAATTCACTAAGAAGAAAGACAAAGAGAAAATGAGAGAAGAAGCATCCTCCTCTAATCATGGTTTGGAGGACGTTTTGAAAGCGTTAGAAGACCGGTTGATGACATGTTTGAGTGAAGTGAGTGTGAAGGTGGAGAAAATGGACAAGAGGCTTAGTGTCACTGAAAAGAGCCAAGAAGTTTTAAAAAGAGGT AATGCCAAGAAGGTGGAGACAATAGACGGGAGGATTGATGGGATTGAAAAAGAAATGAAGGAACTGAAAGAGAAGGAGAGGGAGAACAATGAGGGTTTCGACTACCAAGACATGGATTTTGACTGGGATATGACGCATGGAACAGAACAGAAAGAACCTGTAGATGCAGAAATGGTTGAGGACACAGAGGTGGTAGAAGAACTAGAAGGTCAGAGAGCTGAGGAGACTGATAAATAG
- the LOC106308508 gene encoding uncharacterized protein LOC106308508: MGQQVKLPSKIRVPDSFRNPDLWCEFHRDHGYKTEDCIALKIEVNDLLHKGYLREFLSEKAKNLLSKETARKSAETKPASPPRQDRVIHVISGGSEISGICHAAAKKSTRNAKLDEISFTEKEQEKVLAPHHDALVISFTVANCLVRRILVDNGSSNNIIFQTAYQDLGLDESALTRKTTPLVGFSGEVKQTAGEVVLPVYAEGINMSTKFLLVDCQLSYNMILGRPWIHDMRAFPSTLYQMVKFPTPWGIKAARGDQENSRSCYQTTLKGKTKIPRHPENSGQIRSTKKQDEIPHFPRKGPLGRPIFCVHSEGIRPQKAFEVLNQPGGDDRRPSPRNPKSPTTPWPFQKRGTRLEVGSSMTPGQDL, encoded by the exons ATGGGTCAACAGGTTAAATTGCCCTCGAAGATAAGGGTACCCGATTCCTTCCGGAACCCCGACCTCTGGTGTGAGTTCCATCGTGACCATGGTTACAAGACGGAAGATTGCATCGCATTGAAGATCGAAGTCAACGACCTACTCCATAAGGGATACCTTCGGGAGTTCCTCTCAGAAAAGGCGAAGAACCTCCTAAGCAAGGAGACAGCCAGGAAATCTGCTGAAACCAAACCCGCGTCACCACCTCGACAGGACCGAGTGATCCATGTCATATCGGGAGGTTCGGAGATAAGCGGCATATGCCATGCAGCTGCAAAGAAGAGCACTCGAAACGCCAAACTTG ACGAGATAAGCTTCACGGAGAAGGAGCAAGAGAAGGTCCTGGCTCCCCATCATGACGCTCTAGTAATATCGTTTACCGTAGCAAACTGCTTGGTAAGGAGGATCCTAGTAGATAACGGAAGCTCCAACAACATCATCTTCCAGACCGCCTATCAGGACCTGGGGTTGGATGAAAGTGCCTTAACTAGAAAGACAACCCCACTCGTGGGATTCAGCGGAGAGGTGAAGCAAACCGCCGGTGAAGTGGTCCTTCCAGTCTATGCTGAAGGAATCAACATGTCAACTAAGTTCCTCCTCGTCGACTGCCAATTATCCTACAACATGATCTTGGGAAGACCATGGATCCATGATATGAGAGCTTTCCCCTCAACACTCTATCAAATGGTGAAGTTCCCTACTCCCTGGGGCATCAAGGCCGCCAGGGGTGATCAAGAAAATTCACGATCCTGCTACCAGACCACCTTAAAGGGGAAGACAAAG ATACCTCGGCACCCTGAAAACTCCGGCCAGATAAGGAGTACCAAGAAGCAGGATGAGATACCTCATTTTCCCCGTAAAGGACCACTCGGGAGACCAATCTTCTGCGTACACTCGGAAGGGATCAGACCTCAGAAAGCTTTCGAAGTCCTCAATCAACCAGGTGGAGACGATCGCAGACCCAGTCCAAGGAATCCTAAATCCCCGACGACACCTTGGCCTTTCCAAAAGAGGGGCACGCGCCTCGAAGTAGGATCATCCATGACGCCGGGGCAAGATCTCTAA
- the LOC106308510 gene encoding uncharacterized protein LOC106308510: MALEKFGPHLKTILEAKHIEAIYELWGVDYTVEIELPEDGKTPETVRPGYCGAYMSHFEDGGLLFPLRRFLLEALAELKMAFTQMAPNFFRYFLASWFQAQEEGLEFGLRELKQLFAVKRNNGFLGTMILAPRSGRVIIEGIPNKDDRWREKFFVFKVNLASVGDFDFEMIPREWSDDIDPFGLAPMTPELRGLMATLRRGSPRWLAFTHDRIRTAYALPPGVNRVIHVALVAPVRPMKGRGNKRKKEKEVLLDRPDESSEVGSLSLLAFKLGSVSIAIPAGGTRKASDNSASSAGDRALNDEVDSLTHRRQRRVLEEINTVTSGSSSSGLPPPLRVSGEGTSRINSSGRLSSVPEASSWAFSYDNEIPILENPDSLAAIWRMIRAEGYELPSLELMRDRDAYVRMAVANAKEIAGHLLTIQQLRGELEVAREVERQRKAEIEESKKKLAAAEAEKVAIQSDLDSMKEKHRREIEGRDRRARKDHYLARLSLAQEYDGVLAVEKNKLEQKKKKTAAEIRLQEARARIEALIEYNEGGFELEAELERLKDLEVSLEVDYGLASVSDPSLSRLDLPEISGDLVNQDRCEG; the protein is encoded by the exons ATGGCGCTCGAGAAATTTGGTCCCCACCTCAAGACAATTCTCGAGGCGAAACACATCGAGGCTATCTACGAACTCTGGGGGGTCGATTATACCGTCGAAATTGAACTTCCAGAAGACGGCAAAACTCCGGAGACCGTGAGACCGGGATACTGTGGAGCCTATATGTCGCATTTCGAGGACGGCGGCTTATTGTTTCCTCTTCGTCGTTTTCTTCTTGAGGCGTTGGCGGAGCTTAAGATGGCGTTTACCCAGATGGCTCCTAACTTTTTTCGTTATTTCTTGGCCTCCTGGTTCCAAGCTCAGGAGGAAGGCCTTGAGTTCGGACTCAGGGAGTTGAAGCAATTGTTCGCTGTAAAGCGGAACAATGGCTTTCTTGGCACAATGATTCTTGCTCCCCGCTCTGGTCGTGTTATTATTGAAGGCATTCCCAATAAAGATGATCGATGGAGAGAAAAGTTCTTTGTTTTTAAGGTTAACCTGGCGTCGGTCGGGGATTTTGACTTTGAGATGATCCCTAGGGAATGGTCCGACGACATTG ACCCCTTCGGCCTTGCGCCCATGACCCCAGAGCTTCGTGGGTTAATGGCTACTTTGCGACGTGGTAGTCCTCGATGGCTCGCTTTTACTCATGACCGAATTCGAACTGCTTATGCTCTTCCGCCGGGTGTGAACCGTGTTATTCATGTTGCCTTGGTGGCTCCCGTTCGGCCCATGAAAGGTCGTGGCAACAAGA GGAAGAAGGAGAAGGAGGTGTTGCTCGATCGTCCTGATGAGTCTTCTGAGGTCGGGTC GCTCAGTCTCCTGGCCTTCAAGCTAGGCTCGGTATCGATTGCTATCCCTGCCGGCGGGACTCGTAAAGCATCAGATAACTCGGCGAGTTCTGCTGGCGATCGAGCTCTTAACGACGAGGTCGATTCATTGACTCACCGGCGTCAACGTCGGGTCTTGGAGGAGATTAATACTGTGACTTCGGGGTCATCGAGCTCGGGACTCCCTCCACCGTTACGTGTTTCTGGTGAAGGTACTTCGCGGATTAACTCCAGCGGACGTCTTTCGAGCGTGCCCGAAGCCTCTTCGTGGGCGTTTTCATATGATAACGAGATTCCTATCCTTGAGAACCCCGATTCCCTCGCTGCGATCTGGCGTATGATCAGAGCGGAAGGATACGAGCTCCCTTCTCTCGAGCTTATGCGAGACCGTGATGCCTATGTTCGGATGGCAGTTGCGAATGCCAAG GAGATCGCGGGTCATCTTCTCACGATCCAACAGCTTCGAGGTGAGTTGGAGGTTGCTCGGGAGGTGGAGAGGCAGCGCAAAGCGGAGATCGAGGAGTCGAAGAAGAAGTTGGCTGCTGCTGAGGCGGAGAAGGTCGCTATTCAGAGCGATCTTGACTCGATGAAGGAGAAGCATAGGCGAGAGATCGAAGGTCGAGATAGGCGAGCTCGCAAAGATCACTACCTTGCTCGTCTCTCTCTTGCTCAAGAATATGATGGGGTTCTGGCTGTAGAGAAGAACAAGTTGGAGCAGAAGAAAAAGAAAACGGCTGCGGAGATTCGTTTGCAAGAGGCGCGAGCTCGTATTGAGGCTTTGATTGAGTATAATGAGGGTGGCTTCGAGCTCGAAGCGGAGTTGGAGCGTCTTAAAGACCTGGAGGTTTCGCTCGAAGTTGATTACGGTCTTGCTTCGGTGTCGGATCCTTCTCTTAGTCGCCTCGATCTTCCTGAGATTTCTGGAGATTTGGTCAATCAGGATCGATGCGAAGGTTAA
- the LOC106308511 gene encoding uncharacterized protein LOC106308511: MDPIPIKSNCIESIDLDLFRSMRPIASRKIDTLDKRSSASRQAINDSTIITPEDTIPKGEIVTFHEHKTKKLDMPHDDALVIALEIEGAVFSKILVDIGSAVDVISQKTVQAFEQPIPMIRRETTPLASFEGKSIRSLGIILLTTKAYYLELKAEFTVVDHPMPFDAIVGRPWLHQMRAVPSVYHQCVKFLSPTGEKTILGSQKQARACYMSEFRKMPQKEENIPCARDLSVKDPAKDLSSIVALDESSPEKGVNIGNDLPPEIRNDLVSFLKQNIRTFAWSAADMPGIDINITFHDLNVDPTFKPIKQKRRKLGPERAKAVNDEVDKLLKIGSIREVQYPDWLANPVVAKKKNGKWRVCIDFTDLNKACQKDSFPLPHIDRLVEATTSHELLSFMDAFSGYNQIFMNPDDQEKTRFITEHRPGHSGTFGVASGEFLGYLVTERGIEANPKQIAALIDTLPPTSIREVQRLTGKIAALNRFVSRSTDRCLPFYKLLKGNKKFEWNTECDSALKELKTYISEPPILSKPTIGETLLLYVATSEHAVSGVLIREESGEQRPIFYVSRVLVDAETRYPLMEKLALAVVTAARKLRPYFKSHSITVMTSQPLRTVLHSPSQSGRLAKWAIELSEYDIKYKPRTSSKAQVLADFVIELVPKEDSAKSNSLTWKLHVDGALSRQGSGIGIQLESPTGEMIEQSFCLGFNALNNEAEYESLIAGLRLARSVGAREISAFSDSQLVTSQFHVEYGAKNERMEAYLIVLKEIAQQFDKFVLTKIPRGDNTSSDALAVLASTSNPAVKRIIPVEKE; this comes from the exons ATGGATCCCATTCCAATCAAGTCCAACTGCATCGAATCGATTGATCTCGACCTCTTCAGATCGATGAGGCCGATCGCATCAAGAAAAATCGATACTCTCGACAAGCGATCCAGCGCATCGCGACAAGCGATTAACGATTCCACCATCATCACCCCCGAAGATACAATACCAAAAGGAGAGATCGTGACTTTCCACGAGCACAAAACTAAAAAGCTCGATATGCCCCATGACGATGCCTTGGTGATCGCATTGGAAATCGAAGGCGCCGTCTTTTCGAAAATCCTCGTCGACATTGGAAGCGCTGTCGACGTCATCTCACAAAAAACGGTACAGGCGTTCGAGCAACCGATCCCAATGATCAGACGAGAAACGACTCCCCTCGCCAGCTTCGAAGGAAAGTCGATCCGTTCGCTTGGGATCATATTATTAACCACCAAAGCTTACTATCTGGAACTGAAAGCAGAATTCACCGTAGTCGATCATCCTATGCCCTTCGATGCCATCGTAGGGCGCCCCTGGTTGCACCAGATGAGGGCGGTCCCCTCGGTTTACCACCAATGCGTGAAGTTTTTATCTCCAACCGGCGAGAAAACCATACTCGGAAGCCAAAAACAAGCCAGAGCCTGTTACATGTCTGAATTCCGAAAGATGCCACAGAAGGAGGAGAATATCCCATGCGCACGCGACCTCTCAGTAAAAGATCCCGCCAAAGACCTATCGAGCATCGTCGCCCTAGACGAGAGCTCCCCCGAAAAAGGCGTTAACATCGGGAACGATCTCCCTCCTGAAATCAGGAACGACCTTGTATCTTTCCTCAAGCAAAATATTAGAACATTCGCATGGTCTGCGGCAGACATGCCCGGAATCGACATCAATATCACCTTTCACGACCTGAACGTCGATCCTACGTTCAAACCTATCAAACAAAAACGAAGGAAGCTAGGACCCGAACGGGCCAAGGCGGTAAATGACGAAGTGGATAAGCTCCTAAAAATCGGCTCCATTCGCGAAGTCCAATATCCTGACTGGCTCGCAAACCCAGTCGTAGCAAAAAAGAAAAATGGAAAATGGAGAGTATGTATCGATTTCACCGATCTCAACAAAGCATGCCAAAAAGATAGCTTCCCATTACCGCATATCGACCGGCTGGTAGAAGCCACGACCAGTCACGAACTACTCTCGTTCATGGATGCATTTTCTGGTTACAATCAGATTTTCATGAACCCCGACGACCAGGAAAAAACTAGGTTCATCACCGAGCATAGGCCTGGGCATTCGG GAACTTTCGGAGTGGCCTCCGGAGAGTTCCTCGGATACCTTGTAACCGAAAGAGGAATCGAGGCCAACCCGAAACAGATCGCCGCGCTCATCGATACCTTACCTCCTACATCGATCCGAGAAGTACAGCGCCTCACCGGAAAAATAGCTGCGCTGAACCGCTTCGTTTCTAGATCGACCGACAGATGCCTCCCTTTCTACAAGCTATTGAAAGGAAACAAGAAATTCGAATGGAACACCGAATGTGACTCCGCCCTAAAAGAACTTAAGACATATATCAGCGAACCGCCCATTCTGTCAAAACCAACCATAGGAGAGACCCTCCTTTTGTATGTGGCAACCTCCGAACACGCTGTGAGCGGAGTGCTAATTCGCGAAGAAAGCGGAGAACAAAGACCGATATTCTATGTAAGTAGAGTGTTGGTAGACGCCGAAACCAGGTACCCCTTGATGGAGAAGCTAGCGCTAGCGGTAGTAACCGCGGCACGAAAATTAAGACCTTATTTTAAGTCGCATTCAATCACGGTCATGACATCGCAACCCCTACGGACAGTACTCCACAGTCCAAGCCAATCAGGAAGATTGGCGAAGTGGGCGATCGAGCTCAGCGAATACGATATCAAATACAAACCGCGAACGAGCTCGAAAGCGCAGGTGTTAGCCGATTTCGTAATCGAACTCGTCCCGAAAGAGGACAGCGCGAAATCGAATTCCCTAACGTGGAAATTACACGTCGATGGGGCCTTATCGAGGCAGGGATCCGGGATCGGAATACAGCTCGAATCCCCGACAGGGGAAATGATCGAGCAATCATTTTGCCTGGGATTCAACGCATTAAACAACGAAGCCGAATACGAATCTCTGATCGCCGGCCTACGACTCGCACGAAGCGTTGGAGCTCGGGAAATCAGCGCCTTCAGCGACTCGCAGTTAGTCACGAGCCAATTCCACGTAGAATACGGAGCAAAAAACGAAAGAATGGAAGCATATCTCATAGTCCTAAAAGAGATCGCTCAACAATTCGACAAATTCGTGCTCACAAAAATCCCAAGAGGAGATAACACGTCGTCCGACGCTCTAGCTGTGCTGGCTTCAACTTCCAACCCAGCGGTAAAAAGAATAATACCGGTAGAGAAGGAATAG
- the LOC106307654 gene encoding probable BOI-related E3 ubiquitin-protein ligase 2 produces the protein MSFQFQKPKKSVFLLSFSLSRQVYLSMALPHHFRDFCGIDGQISPALGFESSANLHEHPPYIPPFHVPGFAPGPVLQTDCSDVGAGFEWNSIYGRKSLKEMDFMENNSQLSSIDFWQGRSVSTGLGLSLDNANGSALLSLVGDDVDQELLRQDSEIDRFIKIQGDQLRHAILGKIQKSQHKTVSLMEERVIQKLRGKDEELEMINRKNKELEVQIEQLTVEAEAWQQRANYNENMIAALNYNLERAHGRPRESNMEGCGDSELDDAASCFNGKATMMMCRFCGVREVCMLLLPCKHMCLCKECERKLSSCPLCQSSKFLGMEVYM, from the exons ATGAGTTTCCAGTTTCAGAAGCCAAAAAAATCCGTTTTCCTTCTCTCCTTTTCTCTCTCTCGCCAAGTTTACCTTTCCATGGCGCTTCCTCACCATTTCAG AGACTTTTGCGGGATCGACGGCCAGATTTCACCAGCATTAGGGTTCGAAAGCTCCGCGAATCTCCATGAGCATCCTCCGTATATTCCTCCTT TCCACGTTCCCGGTTTTGCACCTGGACCGGTTTTGCAAACCGACTGTTCTGATGTTGGCGCTGGCTTCGAGTGGAACAGCATCTATGGTCGAAAGAGTCTAAAGGAAATGGATTTCATGGAGAACAATTCTCAGTTATCTTCAATTGATTTTTGGCAAGGCCGGTCTGTCTCAACCGGTTTGGGTCTCTCCCTTGACAATGCTAATGGCTCGGCTTTGTTGTCGCTCGTCGGAGACGATGTTGATCAGGAGTTACTGAGGCAGGATTCAGAAATCGATCGATTTATCAAGATTCAG GGAGACCAATTACGGCATGCCATCCTTGGGAAGATCCAGAAGAGTCAGCATAAAACCGTGTCACTCATGGAGGAAAGAGTGATCCAGAAACTTCGTGGAAAAGACGAGGAACTCGAGATGATAAACCGAAAGAACAAGGAACTCGAGGTGCAAATTGAACAGCTTACAGTGGAAGCCGAGGCATGGCAACAACGTGCGAACTACAACGAGAACATGATCGCTGCTCTCAACTACAATCTCGAACGCGCTCACGGTCGGCCGAGAGAGAGCAATATGGAAGGATGTGGAGACAGCGAATTGGATGACGCTGCCTCTTGCTTCAATGGTAAGGCGACGATGATGATGTGCAGGTTTTGTGGAGTGAGAGAGGTGTGTATGTTGTTGTTGCCGTGTAAGCATATGTGTTTGTGTAAGGAGTGTGAGAGGAAGCTTAGCTCTTGTCCTTTGTGTCAATCTTCTAAGTTTCTAGGGATGGAAGTCTACATGTGA